Genomic DNA from Streptomyces sp. GS7:
CCACGTTGTCCTTGAGCAGGACCGGGATGCCGTCGAGCGGGCCGCGGATGTCACCGCGACGATGCCTGGCGTCGCTGGCGGACGCCTGGTCCAGCGCTGTCGGGTCGGTGTGCATCACCGCGTTGATCTTCGGGTTGATGTCCTTGATCCGCCGCAGGTAGGCAGCGGTCAGCGCCGTCGAGGTCAGTGAACCGTTCGCCATGCGAGCCTGTAATTCCGGGATCGTCACCGTGTCGAGATCGATTCCCGGACCCGGCTGCACACCGGTCTGCGGCGGACCGCCGACACCGGGTTCGGCCGCAGCCGCGCGTGGATTCGGTGCGCCCGCGCAGAGGGAGCCCGCGACAAGGGCGCCGATCAGCGTGGCAAGGCTCCGCTTCCTCATGCTCCTCATGACGAGCAGCGGACTACAGCGCGGCGTCCCGATGCAAGAGCCTTTCACGCCGCCCTCCCCACAACGGGGCCCCGTTCGTCGCAAGCTCAGGCCGTCTGCTCAACACGCACACCGCCACGCACACCGCCACGCACACCGCCACGCACACCGCTACTCACACCGCAGCTCAGTGACGTCGCGCGCCACAGGCCGTCGCACCACCGCCGTCCGTACGGAGACCGTCGCGGACGGCCGGCTTCAGGGGCACATACGGGGCACTCGCGCAGAGGCGCCGGTACGGCGACACCAGGCCGACACCACCACAGAGATCCCCCCGCGATCCGTCACGGGACAACCTCTAGGCTGCTCCTGGGGGCGTGCTTGAGACGTTCCGACGCGGGTCGGCGTGCTCGCTCCTCCAGGGACGTGGTGTCGTCTGACGTCCTATCAAGTCCACGAAGGGGCAGGAGTGGTGACGGTGGCCATGCGAGAGGTTCCGCTGGTGGGCGGGCCGGTGGAATTACGGGGTGCACTGGACCTGGAGACCACGCAGGCGGGGGTGATGCCGCGCCGGCTGCCCGCGTGGACCAAGGAGCAGTACCAGGACCCGTCGGTGTACGGGGTCACCGTGATGCCTTCGGGCGTCCGCTTGGTGTTCCGCACCGATGCGCGTGAGGTGGAGTGCGACGTACTCACCTCCACGGGGCAGCTGGACAGCGACCCGCAGCCCCGCCCGACGGGGATGGTGGAACTGCTCGTGGACGGCGCCCCGGCCGGGCGGCAGCAGGCGCCGGTGGGCAACGTGCTGCGGATGGCGGGGCCCGGGGCCGCGCAGCGGCTGATCCCGGGCGAGCCGGGGACCGTACGGTTCGCCGGGCTGCCGGCCGGGATGAAGACCGTCGAGCTGTGGCTGCCGCAGCAAACCCCCACGGAACTGGTGGCGTTGCGGGCGGACGGCGAGGTGCTGGCGCCGTTGCCGGACGGCCGGCGCCGCTGGGTGCACCACGGCAGTTCCATCAGCCACTGCATCGACGCCGACGGCCCGACCGGCACCTGGCCGGTGGTGGCGGCGTCGCTCGGGGGAGTGGAGGTGATCAACCTCAGCGAGGCGGGCGGTGCGGTGCTGGACCCCTACGTCGCCCGGACGATCCGAGATATGCCCGCCGATCTGATCAGCCTCAAGCCAGGCGTCAACGTCGTGAGCCTGGCCGCTTTCCGGCTGCGGACGTTCGGCCCGGCGGTGCACGGGTTCCTGGACACGATCCGGGACGGGCATCCGGACACCCCGCTGCTGCTGATGTCCCCGGTGAGCTGCCCGGCGTTCGAGCACACTCCCGGGCCGGCGGGGATGGGCCCGGACGGCAGGTTCACAGCTCTGGGCGACCCGGCCGATACGGCCGCCGGGGCGTTGTCGCTGACGGTGGTCCGTGCCGAGCTGGCCCGGATCGTGGCGGTCCGACAGGCACACGATCCCCATCTGCACTATCTGGACGGACGCGAGTTGCTGGGCCCGGACGAGGTGGACGACCTGGCCGACGGCCTGCACCCCAACGCCGCCGCATACCGCCGGATGGGCAAGCGGTTCGCCGCCCACGCCTTCGCGGACGACGGTCCCTTCCGCTGAGCGACCCGGGCTCCGCACCCGCACCAGGTGAGCGCTGGATCCCGTCCGCAACGGCCCTCAACCGGGTGCGGTTCGCCCGCTGTCCGCCGGTGACGATCACAGGGTGGAGTCGGCTGCGATGTCCTGGTCGATCGCGCCCGCGGCATCGGTTCGCCCGGAGGCGGGGGCTTCGTCGTCCGGGAGTTCAGTGACTCTCGCGGTACGGGCGGTCGACGTCGTGCGGGGTGTCGCGGGCGAGCCGGCCGGCCGCGCGGTGCCGCCGCTGGGAGGAGGCGGCCGGCACCACGTCGGCCCTGACGCGCGTCGCGGTCATCCGGAGACGGCCTGGCTCCAGCCCTGGGAGATGGCGAACTCGGCACTGTTCTGCTGGGACTCGGTCGGGAAGGTCGGCGTGCCGGAGACCTTCGGCAGCTTCGCCGCCGCGGCCTTGTCGAGCGTGCCGGCCTTCTCCATGGCGGCCATCAGAGCCGGGCGGGCGTATCCCTTGAGCCTGAGGTTCTGGCCCTCGGCGCTGTAGAGGTACTCCTGCCACAGGCGCGCGGCCGCGGGGTGCGGCGCATCCTTGTTGATGGCCTGCGCGTAGTACTGGGAGAACTGGCCGTCCGAAGGGACCGTGACCGTCCAGTCGAGGCCCTTGGCCTTGAGCTGGTCGGTGTACCCGGTGTTGAGGTAGTCCCAGTCGATGCTGATCGGCGTCTGGCCCTTCTCGATGGTGGCCTCGGTCGACGCGACGGACGTGAAGTTGCCGTTCTTCTTCAGCTTGCCGAAGAAGTCTATGCCGGGCTGGATGTCTTCGAAGGAGCCACCGCTGGCGAGGGAGGCCGCGTACACGGCGCCGAAGGCCGAACCCGACTTGCCGGGGATGCCGTTGAGCGCG
This window encodes:
- a CDS encoding GDSL-type esterase/lipase family protein; its protein translation is MREVPLVGGPVELRGALDLETTQAGVMPRRLPAWTKEQYQDPSVYGVTVMPSGVRLVFRTDAREVECDVLTSTGQLDSDPQPRPTGMVELLVDGAPAGRQQAPVGNVLRMAGPGAAQRLIPGEPGTVRFAGLPAGMKTVELWLPQQTPTELVALRADGEVLAPLPDGRRRWVHHGSSISHCIDADGPTGTWPVVAASLGGVEVINLSEAGGAVLDPYVARTIRDMPADLISLKPGVNVVSLAAFRLRTFGPAVHGFLDTIRDGHPDTPLLLMSPVSCPAFEHTPGPAGMGPDGRFTALGDPADTAAGALSLTVVRAELARIVAVRQAHDPHLHYLDGRELLGPDEVDDLADGLHPNAAAYRRMGKRFAAHAFADDGPFR